A region from the Lentimonas sp. CC4 genome encodes:
- the nuoL gene encoding NADH-quinone oxidoreductase subunit L has protein sequence MDATQILLAALLTPLLSAVLIACFLRRRGVIASYLSVAAAAAICAFSFMAINAMGEEPIRAAVDWLHFGNFTASMGFLFDGTAATMLAMVAFVGFLIHVFSLGYMADDKAKGRFFGGLSIFMFSMLGIILADNLIMIFVFWELVGFSSYMLIGHYLNTDEAAAASKKAFIVNRIGDLGFLVGIVYAYWHFGTTNLEAMSAAVAVDPGMINAAIAALLMCGFIGKSAQFPLHVWLPDAMAGPTPVSALIHAATMVAAGVYFLIRIAFLFPESVLGGIAILGTSVAVYAGFCAYGQNDIKKILAYSTLSQLGYMSAAFGLGFPGIALFHLITHAFFKALLFLGAGSIIHGCHHEQDIFKMGGIFKKMPITSITFVIGVLALCGVYGFAGFYSKDAILIAAGLDGKCLFILLTLGAFLTAGYMGRLVWIVFFGEPKSESASHAHESGATMLLPLIILAVLSVVGGWLHMWPEQLGQIIVSSKETLHHVAGYDAMHHTVLIWGSAAWIVGLLGSLVFYGKGATEDRLAKVCKPAYDFLKARLWFDEIYGFYVAKIQQRLAVLLSFLDIFLIKGVFVRGSAGLVGLVGACSRSLHVGNIHAYVYWFLGGIILLWAFASGVAL, from the coding sequence ATGGACGCCACTCAAATTCTTCTCGCCGCCTTACTCACGCCACTGCTTTCCGCAGTGCTCATCGCCTGCTTCTTGCGCAGACGTGGAGTGATCGCTTCGTATCTATCCGTCGCTGCCGCTGCTGCGATCTGTGCTTTTTCTTTCATGGCGATCAACGCGATGGGGGAGGAACCGATCCGTGCCGCTGTTGACTGGTTGCACTTTGGTAACTTTACCGCATCGATGGGCTTCCTGTTCGATGGCACTGCTGCCACGATGTTGGCGATGGTCGCCTTCGTCGGCTTTCTGATTCATGTATTCAGTCTTGGATACATGGCAGACGATAAAGCTAAGGGGCGCTTCTTCGGTGGTCTGTCGATCTTCATGTTCTCGATGCTCGGCATCATCCTAGCGGATAACTTGATCATGATCTTCGTATTCTGGGAGCTGGTGGGTTTCAGCTCTTATATGCTGATCGGTCACTATCTCAACACAGACGAGGCTGCGGCTGCGTCTAAGAAGGCATTCATCGTCAATCGTATCGGTGACCTCGGTTTCCTCGTCGGTATCGTTTATGCCTACTGGCACTTCGGCACTACGAACCTCGAAGCGATGTCTGCAGCAGTTGCTGTGGATCCTGGTATGATCAATGCCGCAATCGCAGCATTGTTGATGTGTGGCTTCATTGGTAAGTCGGCTCAGTTCCCGTTGCACGTCTGGTTGCCAGACGCGATGGCAGGTCCGACTCCAGTATCGGCTCTGATCCACGCGGCGACAATGGTCGCGGCTGGTGTTTATTTCCTGATCCGTATCGCATTTCTCTTTCCAGAATCCGTGCTCGGCGGCATCGCAATTCTCGGCACATCGGTTGCCGTGTATGCAGGCTTCTGTGCGTATGGTCAGAATGATATTAAGAAGATCCTCGCTTATTCGACGCTCTCGCAGCTCGGTTATATGTCGGCGGCCTTTGGTCTGGGCTTCCCAGGGATCGCATTATTCCACCTGATTACACACGCGTTCTTCAAGGCGCTGCTGTTCCTCGGTGCCGGTTCCATCATTCATGGCTGCCACCACGAGCAGGACATTTTCAAGATGGGCGGTATCTTTAAGAAGATGCCAATCACTTCGATCACTTTCGTGATTGGTGTGCTCGCACTGTGCGGTGTGTATGGTTTCGCTGGTTTCTATTCCAAAGACGCGATTCTCATTGCAGCAGGACTTGATGGTAAGTGCCTCTTTATCCTGCTGACACTGGGTGCGTTTTTGACTGCCGGTTATATGGGACGTCTCGTCTGGATCGTATTCTTCGGTGAGCCTAAGTCTGAATCCGCATCCCATGCGCACGAAAGTGGCGCGACAATGTTGTTGCCGTTAATCATCCTAGCAGTGCTTTCTGTAGTCGGTGGTTGGTTACACATGTGGCCTGAGCAACTCGGTCAGATTATCGTTAGCAGCAAAGAGACGCTTCACCATGTTGCAGGTTACGATGCGATGCACCACACCGTCTTGATCTGGGGCTCTGCTGCATGGATCGTCGGTCTCTTGGGTTCGTTGGTCTTCTACGGAAAAGGTGCGACGGAAGATCGTTTGGCGAAGGTTTGTAAGCCAGCCTACGACTTTCTCAAAGCGCGTCTGTGGTTTGACGAGATCTACGGTTTCTACGTCGCGAAGATTCAACAGCGTCTCGCGGTGCTGCTTAGCTTCCTTGATATCTTCCTAATCAAGGGCGTATTCGTCCGTGGTAGTGCCGGTCTGGTCGGCCTGGTGGGCGCATGCTCACGCTCACTGCATGTCGGTAATATTCATGCGTATGTTTACTGGTTCCTCGGCGGAATCATCCTCCTCTGGGCGTTCGCTTCCGGCGTAGCTCTGTAA
- a CDS encoding NADH-quinone oxidoreductase subunit M — MTSVDTTSLCLLAAILTPLSAGLFLLFGARYNTNSIRAVSVIGFATPLLAALFLYSQFEPSLVGGYNFEVRLATGLQAVGIYLHLGLNGISMPLFMLAGVVGFAAGMYAMFSKAERPHLYLALLLFMLGGLMGTFASVDIFFFYFFHEFALIPTFIMIGVWGGAGKRGAAIEMTIYLTLGALLSLLGLIALYVQSGADSFSLIALREYLVAQPLADTVQNNIFALMLFGFGILVSLFPFHSWAPKGYATAPTGAAMLHAGVLKKFGLYGLLQIAAPLLPAGAAHWFPWIVWLALGNIIIIGLITMAQKDLKMMLGYSSVMHMGYAFLGIATFSVVGVGGALLMMVAHGLSVALLFMLSTCIYHRSQTFDMSAMGGLATKTPVLAAFFVAGSMASIGLPGFGNFWGEFTIFTALAETPMTKWIVAPAALGIIISAIYGLRAVANIFFGKPTEAFADRLEGDEMEDLKLFERVPALVLIVALIVIGLFPRMFSDAADTELQELYTNKSTLPVIEINAALPQAVNAHKEVTH, encoded by the coding sequence ATGACATCCGTCGATACAACTTCACTTTGCCTCTTGGCTGCAATTCTGACTCCGCTGTCTGCGGGGTTGTTCTTGCTGTTTGGAGCCCGTTATAACACCAACAGTATTCGCGCGGTCAGCGTGATCGGCTTTGCCACTCCGCTGCTCGCCGCGCTGTTCCTCTACAGTCAATTTGAGCCATCGCTGGTTGGTGGATATAATTTCGAGGTGCGCCTTGCCACTGGATTGCAAGCGGTTGGTATTTACCTCCACCTTGGCCTGAACGGTATTTCGATGCCGCTCTTCATGCTCGCAGGTGTCGTCGGCTTTGCCGCTGGCATGTATGCGATGTTCTCTAAAGCAGAGCGTCCGCATCTGTATCTCGCACTGCTGCTGTTCATGCTTGGCGGTTTGATGGGCACCTTCGCTTCGGTTGATATTTTCTTCTTCTACTTCTTCCACGAATTCGCACTGATCCCGACCTTCATCATGATTGGTGTCTGGGGCGGTGCGGGTAAGCGTGGTGCTGCGATTGAAATGACGATCTACCTGACACTGGGTGCGCTGCTCTCGTTGCTCGGATTGATCGCGCTGTATGTGCAGAGTGGGGCGGATTCGTTCTCCTTGATTGCGCTGCGTGAATATCTCGTTGCCCAACCACTCGCAGACACGGTGCAAAATAACATCTTTGCTCTGATGCTGTTCGGCTTCGGTATTTTGGTTTCGCTGTTTCCTTTCCACTCTTGGGCTCCCAAGGGCTATGCCACTGCACCCACAGGTGCGGCCATGCTCCACGCAGGTGTGCTGAAGAAATTCGGCCTTTACGGTCTGTTGCAAATCGCTGCGCCTTTGCTGCCAGCAGGTGCGGCACATTGGTTCCCTTGGATCGTATGGTTGGCGCTGGGTAATATCATTATCATTGGTCTGATCACGATGGCTCAGAAGGATCTGAAGATGATGCTGGGTTATAGTTCGGTCATGCACATGGGCTATGCCTTCCTTGGTATCGCAACGTTCTCCGTCGTCGGTGTCGGTGGTGCCTTGCTGATGATGGTTGCGCACGGTCTATCCGTCGCGTTGCTCTTCATGCTCTCAACTTGCATCTACCACCGCAGTCAGACCTTTGATATGTCGGCCATGGGTGGCTTAGCAACGAAGACTCCGGTCTTGGCCGCATTCTTCGTCGCTGGTTCGATGGCGAGTATTGGTCTTCCAGGGTTCGGTAATTTCTGGGGTGAGTTCACCATCTTTACTGCACTGGCTGAAACACCGATGACCAAGTGGATCGTGGCACCCGCCGCGCTCGGTATCATCATTTCTGCCATCTACGGTCTGCGTGCGGTCGCTAACATTTTCTTTGGCAAGCCAACAGAGGCATTTGCTGATCGTTTGGAAGGCGACGAAATGGAGGATCTTAAGCTCTTCGAGCGCGTGCCTGCTTTAGTCCTGATCGTTGCATTGATCGTGATCGGACTTTTCCCACGCATGTTCTCTGATGCAGCGGACACCGAATTGCAGGAACTTTATACAAATAAGAGCACTTTGCCGGTGATTGAAATCAACGCGGCGCTTCCTCAAGCAGTAAACGCACACAAGGAGGTTACACACTAA
- a CDS encoding NADH-quinone oxidoreductase subunit N — MNELLAEFLRSFTATNDWAAILPEILMAVLALALLGAEMVLPRAKQGLIARLAIWGQVVILALAMSCVGTCSAGATTYFSGMIQQTDVTQIMRGFFLVCSILVCYLGKIYLSKQQLPRTEFFHLVIIIAASMMLLVQSVNFVMLFVALEAVTIAFYVLVAYCRTSPLSLEAGLKYLILGALSSSILLFGIVLLYGIAGNPEMALSSGNSLGFTELGAFIAAHPDNLLVRVGAILVVAGLCFKIGAVPFQIWVPDVYQGAPTPVTAYLAVASKAAGFIVLIQLLTGPFIGLRDFMIPVLSFIAAATILFGNFTAVGQRNVKRLMGLSGIAHAGYLLVGVVAALTVEWAVYAVIFYLVTYLLASFAVFGVMAHVADSEDANQELEDYENLARTRPFLGGVLTAGLGSLAGIPPLGGFIGKLFLFIAAYQAGLYGLLGISVLGVVISIYYYFGWIRVAYFSNPTEGDVEAAQPLCLCNRLVLGGLVVATVLVGLFPAVLPIIP; from the coding sequence ATGAACGAGCTTCTCGCAGAATTCCTTCGCAGTTTCACTGCGACCAACGATTGGGCTGCCATACTGCCCGAGATCCTAATGGCCGTGCTGGCTCTCGCTCTCTTGGGCGCTGAGATGGTATTGCCGCGTGCCAAGCAGGGGCTAATCGCACGCCTCGCTATTTGGGGGCAAGTGGTGATCCTCGCGTTGGCAATGTCATGCGTCGGCACATGCTCAGCAGGTGCGACTACTTACTTCAGTGGTATGATCCAGCAGACCGATGTGACGCAGATCATGCGTGGCTTCTTTTTGGTGTGCTCCATTCTCGTTTGCTACCTTGGCAAAATTTATCTCTCGAAGCAGCAGCTGCCACGCACCGAGTTCTTCCACCTCGTGATTATCATTGCTGCGTCGATGATGCTGCTGGTGCAGAGTGTGAATTTCGTGATGCTATTTGTCGCACTCGAAGCGGTGACCATCGCATTCTATGTCTTGGTTGCATATTGCCGCACGAGTCCGCTATCACTTGAAGCAGGCCTGAAGTATTTGATTCTTGGAGCGTTGAGCTCGTCGATTCTGTTGTTTGGTATCGTGCTGCTTTACGGCATCGCAGGGAATCCAGAGATGGCACTTTCCAGTGGTAATTCGTTGGGATTCACTGAGCTAGGTGCGTTCATTGCCGCACATCCCGATAATTTGCTGGTGCGTGTTGGCGCGATTTTAGTGGTCGCAGGTCTTTGCTTTAAGATCGGTGCGGTTCCCTTCCAAATATGGGTGCCTGACGTCTATCAAGGTGCACCGACACCAGTGACTGCCTATCTGGCGGTCGCATCGAAGGCAGCTGGTTTCATCGTCTTGATCCAATTGTTGACTGGGCCGTTCATCGGTTTGCGTGACTTTATGATTCCTGTGCTGTCATTCATTGCAGCCGCGACAATATTGTTTGGTAATTTCACGGCAGTCGGACAGCGCAATGTGAAGCGCCTGATGGGTCTTTCTGGTATCGCACACGCGGGTTACTTGCTCGTCGGTGTGGTTGCTGCGCTCACCGTTGAATGGGCAGTCTATGCGGTGATCTTTTACCTCGTGACGTATCTACTGGCCTCATTTGCGGTCTTCGGCGTCATGGCGCATGTCGCTGATTCTGAAGATGCGAACCAAGAGCTGGAGGACTATGAAAACCTAGCTCGCACGCGTCCGTTCCTCGGTGGCGTGTTGACTGCTGGTCTCGGTTCGCTCGCTGGTATCCCGCCACTAGGTGGCTTTATCGGTAAGCTCTTTCTCTTCATCGCGGCCTATCAAGCAGGGCTCTACGGGCTACTTGGTATTTCTGTTCTCGGTGTGGTGATTTCGATCTACTACTATTTTGGTTGGATACGTGTTGCATACTTTTCGAACCCAACAGAGGGCGACGTTGAAGCTGCTCAGCCGCTTTGCCTATGTAATCGTCTCGTGCTCGGTGGTTTGGTCGTCGCAACGGTGTTGGTGGGTCTTTTCCCAGCTGTGCTACCAATTATCCCGTAG
- a CDS encoding DEAD/DEAH box helicase — protein MLFSELGLRPELVAAVEAKGYTTPSPIQARAIPAILEGRDVLGGAQTGTGKTAAFSLPVLQRLASGEFKGQNKRARVLVLAPTRELAAQVHQSIVDYGQGLNMRSFVIFGGVGFQPQINAIRRGLDIIVATPGRLLDLCQRGDLQLSGIEVLILDEADRMLDMGFINDIKKILQLMPSQRQNLFFSATYTKEVKKLADSMLNNPVEVEVAARNATADRVDQEAYVVGQKAKSKFLAEMIKDGDWNQVLVFTRTKHGANRLATDLDKQGIGAMAIHGNKSQSARERALAAFKSNKIRVLVATDIAARGIDIADLPHVVNFELPNIPEDYVHRIGRTARAGKAGNAVSLVSDVEEGYLWDIEKTMKKNIPLFKIDDRGEKIAMPRPATRSKLSRPAPGQQKRGGGGGGRGRQGGGGGRSGGGKGRPQGGGRSGGGRPQGGGRSGGGRPQGGGGGGRPQGGSSGGGSPRSAAPSGAAPTRSRGRNR, from the coding sequence ATGTTATTTTCTGAACTGGGACTCCGTCCCGAACTTGTTGCAGCCGTTGAAGCCAAAGGCTACACGACTCCTTCGCCTATTCAGGCACGCGCCATCCCTGCTATTCTCGAAGGACGTGACGTCCTCGGCGGCGCTCAAACCGGCACGGGTAAAACTGCAGCCTTCAGCTTGCCTGTCCTGCAACGCCTCGCTTCTGGCGAATTTAAGGGTCAAAACAAGCGCGCTCGCGTGCTGGTTCTGGCTCCTACGCGTGAGCTCGCCGCTCAGGTGCACCAGAGCATCGTCGATTACGGCCAAGGCTTAAATATGCGCTCCTTTGTGATCTTTGGTGGCGTCGGCTTTCAGCCACAGATCAATGCGATTCGCCGCGGCTTGGACATCATTGTCGCGACACCTGGTCGTTTGCTCGATCTGTGCCAGCGTGGTGATTTGCAGCTTTCTGGTATTGAAGTGCTCATTCTCGACGAGGCCGACCGTATGTTGGACATGGGCTTCATCAACGATATCAAAAAGATTCTTCAGTTGATGCCGTCGCAGCGTCAGAACCTGTTTTTCTCTGCGACCTACACGAAGGAAGTGAAGAAGTTGGCGGACTCGATGCTGAATAACCCCGTCGAAGTCGAAGTCGCAGCGCGTAATGCCACTGCTGACCGTGTCGATCAAGAGGCCTATGTCGTTGGCCAAAAGGCGAAATCAAAATTCCTCGCCGAGATGATTAAAGACGGCGATTGGAATCAGGTGCTTGTATTTACTCGCACGAAGCATGGCGCGAATCGTCTTGCGACTGATTTGGACAAGCAGGGCATTGGTGCGATGGCCATTCATGGCAACAAGAGTCAGTCCGCTCGCGAACGTGCGTTGGCTGCTTTCAAGTCGAATAAGATTCGTGTCCTCGTAGCAACTGATATCGCTGCACGTGGCATTGATATCGCGGACTTGCCGCATGTGGTGAATTTCGAATTGCCGAACATCCCCGAAGACTATGTGCACCGCATTGGTCGCACCGCTCGTGCGGGTAAGGCTGGTAATGCCGTGTCTCTCGTCAGCGATGTGGAAGAGGGCTACCTCTGGGATATCGAGAAAACGATGAAGAAGAATATTCCGCTCTTCAAAATCGATGACCGTGGCGAAAAGATTGCAATGCCACGTCCGGCTACACGTTCGAAGCTTTCACGCCCTGCACCAGGACAACAAAAGCGCGGCGGCGGTGGCGGCGGTCGTGGTCGCCAAGGTGGCGGCGGTGGACGCTCCGGCGGCGGCAAAGGTCGCCCACAAGGCGGCGGTCGTTCGGGCGGAGGTCGTCCACAGGGTGGTGGCCGCTCAGGCGGAGGTCGCCCACAAGGTGGTGGCGGAGGTGGTCGTCCGCAGGGCGGTTCCAGCGGTGGCGGTTCGCCACGTTCGGCAGCTCCGAGCGGTGCGGCGCCAACACGCTCACGCGGACGTAATCGCTAG
- a CDS encoding DoxX family protein, protein MNIHEILSSLVQIIIPLGILNVWFIRQGRATAYRGGNASSLKDEFTAYGLPVAAFYVIGALKLSAAAMLLLGFVLPALILPGAALMSALMLGALLMHAKVGDAPKRYVPAALMLCMSVFLLI, encoded by the coding sequence ATGAATATACATGAAATCCTTAGCAGCCTTGTCCAAATTATCATTCCACTTGGGATTCTGAACGTGTGGTTTATCCGCCAAGGACGTGCGACGGCATATCGCGGTGGTAATGCCTCGAGTCTTAAAGACGAGTTCACTGCCTATGGCTTACCAGTTGCTGCTTTCTACGTAATCGGCGCGCTCAAACTATCCGCTGCTGCGATGTTATTACTCGGGTTTGTGTTGCCTGCGCTCATCCTACCTGGCGCAGCTCTGATGTCTGCACTGATGTTGGGCGCTCTATTGATGCATGCGAAGGTCGGTGATGCGCCGAAACGCTATGTCCCGGCAGCCCTTATGTTGTGCATGTCTGTGTTCTTACTTATTTAG
- a CDS encoding DoxX family protein: MTLVNVTLGVCALAFFVYGVSCLFSPHMKVEFMRYGLSQFRVMTGVLQVLAAVGLALGIVHPLIGGMAAGGVALQMACGLGVRIRIGDAWHQCFAAAFFMFVCGGLAVHLL, encoded by the coding sequence ATGACCTTAGTCAATGTCACTCTGGGGGTCTGCGCCCTCGCATTCTTTGTCTATGGCGTGAGCTGTCTCTTCAGTCCACACATGAAGGTAGAATTTATGCGCTATGGGCTGTCACAGTTTCGTGTGATGACAGGTGTGCTACAGGTGCTCGCTGCGGTCGGTCTCGCACTGGGAATCGTGCATCCGTTGATAGGCGGCATGGCTGCCGGAGGGGTCGCGCTGCAAATGGCTTGCGGACTCGGGGTGCGCATACGCATCGGCGATGCATGGCATCAATGCTTCGCGGCTGCGTTCTTTATGTTCGTATGCGGCGGGTTAGCCGTGCACTTGCTCTAA
- a CDS encoding thioesterase family protein: MAKCFNYDSDVYFDELDALGVLHHTRYLLHLERAQQNFFEHLLGVDDFDADRDEDIYVVVHSLETRFREPLRKPGPIVVEYRIDRIRSGGVTMDFVIRDANSERVYCDGKRTVCKLSAETHRPAPWSEPFRNAMEAFHDE, from the coding sequence ATGGCTAAATGTTTTAATTATGACTCCGATGTCTACTTTGATGAATTAGACGCACTTGGTGTGCTACATCACACTCGTTATTTGCTGCACCTTGAACGCGCACAGCAGAATTTTTTTGAGCACTTACTCGGAGTGGATGATTTCGATGCGGATCGCGATGAAGATATCTACGTCGTCGTGCATAGTCTGGAGACGCGCTTTCGTGAGCCGCTACGCAAGCCTGGGCCGATCGTTGTGGAGTATCGCATCGATCGTATCCGCAGTGGGGGTGTCACGATGGACTTTGTGATTCGCGATGCCAACAGTGAGCGGGTCTATTGCGATGGTAAGCGCACGGTGTGCAAGCTATCTGCCGAAACACATCGCCCAGCTCCATGGTCAGAGCCTTTCCGCAACGCGATGGAGGCGTTTCACGATGAATGA
- a CDS encoding ADP-ribosylglycohydrolase family protein, translated as MNEHLQNAMLGALVADAVSMPVHWYYDTAALDRDYPLIEGYLAPKNPHPDSILWRSKYSPRNKEADILHDQAAYWGQRGVHYHQFLPAGDNTLNFLLGVQLYRSTIRAGGYDADAWLALYVQLMRTPGWHRDTYVEEYHRAFFDNLAKGLPARECGIEDIHIGGLTPVPFLLAALDALKEPDLEADTACVEAHLALTHKGTAIADAGRSLTHILYSVASGQSLRDAISEHVPVGQFDTWSRFEDRVVVGRHLTAACYLPDSLTASLYLAWKYHDDFSAGVIANARCGGDNAHRGVVVGALLAAANDIPEHWLKSLKSIKRLRCDTLDPIFHS; from the coding sequence ATGAATGAGCATCTACAAAATGCGATGCTCGGTGCGCTCGTCGCCGATGCGGTTTCGATGCCTGTGCATTGGTATTATGATACGGCGGCTCTGGATCGGGATTATCCTCTAATCGAGGGCTACCTCGCACCCAAGAACCCACACCCAGATAGTATTCTGTGGCGCTCGAAGTATTCCCCGCGCAACAAAGAGGCCGACATTCTGCACGATCAAGCAGCGTATTGGGGGCAGCGTGGGGTGCATTATCATCAGTTTTTGCCAGCGGGCGATAATACGCTGAACTTCCTGCTCGGGGTGCAACTTTACCGCTCCACAATCAGAGCGGGTGGATACGACGCAGACGCATGGTTGGCGCTCTATGTGCAACTCATGCGCACGCCGGGGTGGCATCGCGATACGTATGTTGAGGAGTATCATCGCGCGTTTTTCGATAACCTTGCCAAGGGCTTGCCTGCCCGGGAATGTGGCATTGAGGACATTCATATCGGTGGGCTGACTCCTGTGCCATTTCTGTTGGCTGCGCTCGATGCACTCAAAGAGCCTGATCTAGAAGCAGACACTGCCTGTGTCGAAGCGCACCTAGCCCTGACGCACAAGGGCACAGCGATTGCCGACGCAGGCCGATCACTGACGCATATCTTGTATTCCGTCGCTTCGGGGCAAAGCCTACGCGATGCGATCTCAGAGCATGTTCCAGTTGGACAATTCGATACCTGGAGTCGCTTCGAAGATCGTGTGGTCGTGGGGCGTCATCTTACGGCTGCTTGCTATTTGCCTGACTCGTTGACCGCGTCGCTTTACTTAGCATGGAAGTATCATGACGATTTCAGCGCAGGTGTGATCGCAAATGCACGCTGTGGCGGTGACAATGCGCATCGCGGTGTTGTGGTCGGTGCCTTGCTCGCTGCTGCCAATGATATTCCGGAGCACTGGCTCAAGTCACTTAAATCGATCAAACGCTTGCGCTGTGATACCCTCGACCCGATTTTTCACTCCTGA
- a CDS encoding DUF4174 domain-containing protein — MKHRSFIISLMLGLLTTMQLSATEVEWLKQFRWEQRIILVKVAKGNSRPVVDTLKAAQEDIKERAILWFVIDGPSVVTNYQGEPQLDLSIQLSNVYYAEEHRYGVCLIGKDGGLKHRQKRLDLDELFRRIDAMPMRRAEMRSMSRD, encoded by the coding sequence ATGAAGCATCGCTCATTCATCATATCCCTAATGCTTGGTTTGTTGACCACGATGCAACTCTCAGCGACTGAAGTCGAATGGCTGAAGCAATTTCGCTGGGAGCAACGGATTATTTTGGTCAAGGTCGCGAAAGGGAACAGCCGTCCGGTGGTGGACACGCTCAAGGCCGCGCAAGAGGATATTAAGGAGCGGGCGATTCTTTGGTTTGTCATCGATGGTCCATCAGTCGTGACGAATTATCAGGGTGAGCCCCAACTGGATTTATCAATCCAGTTATCCAATGTATATTACGCTGAGGAGCACCGCTACGGTGTTTGTTTGATCGGCAAAGATGGTGGCTTAAAGCATCGGCAAAAGCGCTTAGACCTCGATGAATTGTTTCGCCGCATCGACGCGATGCCAATGCGGCGAGCTGAAATGAGGTCGATGAGTCGTGACTAG
- a CDS encoding TIM barrel protein has protein sequence MNKIGVCCWSLPQGTARERIELAARSGLSGVQLELGTEVEQYPLSNQSLRDEYRALRDALGMAYPSLGMNVFCEHAATRRESAELLRNAIDLGIDTALDLGIPLLQVPSFKASSIRNVAGLEQTIELFRYACEQAANTSLLIGSENVLNPVELEQLVEGVAAPNFRIYFDTANPAAMTGVSAVTMLDASLPHLVETHLKDSRADRTPVLLGEGESGFFEVAAHLAASDYAGWLVLENPYERLMAARGLSAEALLRKDVTTIRECFGLSAD, from the coding sequence ATGAATAAGATCGGCGTATGTTGTTGGAGTCTGCCTCAAGGGACTGCTCGTGAGCGTATAGAGTTAGCGGCTCGCAGTGGCTTGTCTGGCGTGCAATTGGAACTTGGCACTGAGGTGGAGCAGTATCCGCTCTCAAACCAAAGCCTGCGTGATGAGTATCGTGCACTGCGCGATGCCTTGGGTATGGCATATCCTTCGCTAGGAATGAACGTGTTCTGTGAGCATGCTGCGACTCGGAGGGAGTCAGCTGAGCTACTGCGTAACGCCATCGACCTGGGTATTGACACGGCGCTCGATCTCGGAATTCCGCTGTTACAAGTTCCTAGTTTCAAAGCTAGCTCAATCCGTAATGTCGCTGGTCTTGAGCAGACGATCGAGCTGTTTCGCTATGCCTGTGAGCAAGCTGCGAACACATCGCTTTTAATTGGCAGTGAGAATGTGTTGAACCCTGTCGAACTGGAGCAACTCGTGGAGGGCGTCGCAGCGCCGAATTTTCGAATCTATTTTGATACTGCTAACCCTGCTGCGATGACAGGTGTATCGGCGGTGACGATGTTGGATGCGAGTTTACCGCATCTTGTGGAAACACACTTAAAGGATTCACGGGCGGACCGAACGCCGGTCTTGTTAGGCGAGGGTGAGTCAGGCTTCTTCGAGGTGGCGGCACATTTGGCCGCGTCGGACTATGCAGGCTGGCTGGTGCTTGAAAACCCCTATGAGCGCTTGATGGCCGCACGTGGCCTTTCGGCTGAAGCCTTGCTGCGCAAAGATGTGACGACGATTCGCGAATGCTTCGGGCTATCGGCAGACTAG
- a CDS encoding DUF6268 family outer membrane beta-barrel protein translates to MLKHIQSTVTTFTLCACASHSAFAQMGPPLAEGEISSKVEVLYVGQADADLDDGGEVSLDRGGIKGSIKYGLSDGHSVGLNIGYERSAYDFSGATSFGGTDPWEDIDFIDLGLSFNYQIDRTQSLFVMPSIRFAGETDVDFNDGLEWGGVMGYVKQFNRNLALGIGGGVFTGLEETTVFPFLYVYWQMSDDWRVSNPFRPGPSGPAGLEVVYTGAENWEFGLGGGYRSSRFALDDDGAAPEGYGQNESAILFTRATYSFNRANTLDLYLGTTVAGELTLDDRKGRKVQSEDYDPSLMVAIAYSLKF, encoded by the coding sequence ATGCTCAAACACATCCAATCCACAGTCACCACTTTCACTCTGTGCGCTTGCGCCAGCCATTCGGCCTTCGCTCAAATGGGACCACCACTGGCAGAGGGTGAGATCTCAAGCAAAGTTGAGGTGCTCTACGTCGGACAAGCAGATGCAGACCTCGATGACGGCGGCGAGGTATCACTCGACCGCGGTGGAATCAAAGGTTCAATCAAATATGGCCTGAGCGACGGTCATTCCGTGGGATTGAATATCGGCTATGAGCGCAGTGCGTATGACTTTAGTGGTGCGACTTCGTTTGGTGGCACCGATCCGTGGGAAGACATCGACTTCATTGACCTAGGCTTGTCGTTTAATTACCAAATCGATCGCACTCAATCCCTGTTCGTGATGCCGAGCATTCGCTTTGCGGGTGAGACGGATGTCGATTTCAATGACGGCCTCGAATGGGGCGGTGTGATGGGCTACGTCAAACAATTCAACCGCAACCTTGCTCTAGGAATCGGTGGTGGTGTGTTTACAGGACTCGAAGAAACCACGGTCTTTCCATTCCTCTATGTTTACTGGCAGATGAGCGACGACTGGCGCGTCTCGAATCCCTTTCGCCCCGGCCCTAGTGGCCCAGCTGGCCTTGAAGTCGTTTATACTGGCGCAGAGAATTGGGAATTCGGCCTCGGCGGCGGCTATCGCAGTAGCCGCTTCGCGCTCGACGATGATGGCGCCGCACCGGAAGGCTATGGCCAAAATGAATCAGCGATCCTCTTTACACGTGCGACCTATAGCTTTAACCGAGCCAACACACTGGATCTCTATTTAGGCACCACAGTCGCTGGTGAACTGACACTGGATGATCGCAAAGGGCGCAAAGTCCAAAGCGAGGACTACGACCCTTCACTCATGGTAGCGATTGCCTATAGTCTCAAGTTCTAG